A section of the Eublepharis macularius isolate TG4126 chromosome 1, MPM_Emac_v1.0, whole genome shotgun sequence genome encodes:
- the LOC129341272 gene encoding RNA-binding protein with multiple splicing 2-like has protein sequence MSNLPKENEHSSNTLKEEVVSGLPVDIKPRKLYLFFRPFKGYEGSLIKLMSKQPVNFVTFDSWAGAEAAKNTLNGIHFDPENPQMLRLEFAKTNTKMAKSKLMATPNPTNLHPALGTHFIAWDPYDLTRAALIPASPEAWAPYPLYTMELTPAIPHAAFTYPATSAAAATHHSQMH, from the coding sequence ATGAGCAACTTACCCAAGGAAAACGAGCACAGCAGCAACACCCTCAAGGAAGAGGTTGTCAGTGGCCTTCCTGTGGATATCAAGCCAAGAAAGCTCTACCTGTTTTTCCGGCCATTCAAGGGTTATGAAGGATCACTGATCAAACTAATGTCCAAACAGCCAGTAAACTTTGTTACCTTTGACAGCTGGGCTGGTGCTGAAGCTGCCAAGAACACCTTGAATGGCATCCACTTTGACCCGGAGAACCCCCAGATGTTGCGGTTAGAGTTTGCAAAAACCAACACCAAGATGGCCAAGAGCAAGCTAATGGCCACACCGAATCCCACCAACCTCCACCCTGCCCTGGGAACACACTTCATTGCATGGGACCCTTATGACCTGACCAGAGCAGCCCTcatcccagcatctccagaggCCTGGGCTCCCTACCCACTTTACACCATGGAGTTAACCCCTGCCATCCCACATGCTGCTTTCACGTACCCAGCCACttccgccgctgccgccacccaTCACTCTCAGATGCACTAG